CGGCGAATGGGATCTGGAAGCGCATCCTGACTGACCCGGTGACGGGGATGGCTGAGCACATCACCACCTACCGACCTACCCCAGCCCAGCGAGAACTCATCAACGCGCGGTATCCGACCTGCACGATGGTCGGCTGCAACCAACCGGCGCACCGTTGCGACGTGGATCATTGTTGTCCCTTCGATGGCACCAACACCACGGTCGCGAATCTGCGCCCGAAGTGCAGGCACCATCACCGGATGAAGACCCACTCCAGTTGGCGGTGTGAGAACCGGCCGGACGGGACGCATGCGTGGACCACACCGAGTGGCAGGGTGATCGAGACCGAACTCGAACCCATCGCCGAACCCGCGCCGTTCTAGGGCGCGCATGACTCCCGACGGCAGGACACGACCTAGACGTCCTTGCCGTACCAGACTTCGGCGTACTCGCCGTCGTTGTAGGCCGGGATCTCGGCGTACCCGTGCTTGACGTAGAGGGCGCGCGCCTCGACCAAATCCAGCCGCGTGTCGAGGACGATCCGCTTCGCGCCCATGCCGCGCGCCACCTCGTCCACCGCGGCCAGCAGGCACGCTCCGCCGCCGGTACCGCGCCACGCCGGGCGGACGAACACACGCTTCAGCTCGACGACACCGGGGCCGTAAGCCCGCAGTCCGGCGCAGGCCGCGGGCTCGCCGCCGTACCTGCCCAGCAGGAGAAGGCCCTGGGGCGGGACGAGATCGTCACCGGAGGAATCGGCCAGCTCCGCCTCAAGCTCGGCGGGTGTCGAGCGCCGGTTGAAGTGCAGCAGGCGATAGCGGTCCGCGACGTCGACGTAGTACTCCCGCCACAGCGCAACGGCTTCCGGGCTGTCCACCGGGGCCGGGGCGACGGTCCACGCCCTCTTCTTCGACACGGTCGCTGTCATGCCCGAATGATCGCTGGACGCGCACGCCCGCGCACTCCGTTTTCTCGGTTGACGCGCCTGCAACAGTGGACCTTCGTGGCAGACGACGACAAGCGCACGCTCCTTCGCATGGCCGGGCTCGCGACGCCGATGGCTCTTCGGGTCGCGGTGACCTTGGGCCTGCCGGACCGGCTGATCGCCGACAGCGCCTCGGCCGACCAGCTCGCGGCCGAACTCGACCTCT
The window above is part of the Allokutzneria albata genome. Proteins encoded here:
- a CDS encoding GNAT family N-acetyltransferase; this translates as MTATVSKKRAWTVAPAPVDSPEAVALWREYYVDVADRYRLLHFNRRSTPAELEAELADSSGDDLVPPQGLLLLGRYGGEPAACAGLRAYGPGVVELKRVFVRPAWRGTGGGACLLAAVDEVARGMGAKRIVLDTRLDLVEARALYVKHGYAEIPAYNDGEYAEVWYGKDV